In Bacteroidales bacterium, the following proteins share a genomic window:
- a CDS encoding RimK family alpha-L-glutamate ligase has product METYKMLILSASPNSYSIKRLVEEAKKKKHEVDVYSPTDFFAYISPIKSGHDRMYLKSPENEIKRVLIKDYDVIIPRFAGGAFEYGCSMIEHFNENMGIPTTSKASGLRIASNKLATHQRLSNCKVRTLKSIYANQPNDFKFIIELLDGLPVVVKTLTGSQGAGVFILNDELSASTTLGALSKLKINLILQKYINSGDPKTDLRIYVVDKKIAGAYKRFALDSDFRSNYSISKTGEQVELTSEEKQMAIDAADAVGLPGVCAVDIIRDFDNDNKPYIVECNGNGNLHGIEKVTNKNIAKEIIEYAERIAEKKPDNSSTEKNSVNINNERISDEEYCRTHTMAENVQYLRTTRKINNGF; this is encoded by the coding sequence ATGGAAACCTATAAAATGTTAATCCTTTCAGCATCTCCAAACAGTTATAGTATAAAACGACTAGTTGAAGAAGCTAAGAAAAAAAAACATGAAGTTGATGTGTACTCACCAACTGATTTTTTTGCTTACATAAGCCCCATAAAATCGGGACATGACCGAATGTATTTAAAAAGCCCAGAGAATGAAATAAAGCGTGTACTTATAAAAGATTATGATGTTATCATTCCCAGATTTGCAGGGGGTGCATTTGAATACGGTTGTTCAATGATCGAACACTTTAATGAAAATATGGGAATACCTACAACCAGTAAAGCGTCTGGTTTGCGAATTGCATCTAATAAACTGGCGACTCATCAACGGTTAAGTAATTGTAAGGTAAGAACTCTAAAAAGCATTTATGCAAATCAACCTAATGATTTTAAATTTATCATTGAACTTTTGGATGGGTTACCAGTAGTTGTTAAAACATTAACTGGTAGTCAGGGTGCTGGAGTTTTTATATTAAATGATGAACTTTCTGCTAGTACAACACTAGGCGCTTTATCAAAACTCAAAATAAACTTAATACTTCAAAAGTATATCAATTCAGGGGATCCTAAAACTGATTTACGCATATATGTAGTTGATAAAAAAATTGCAGGTGCATACAAAAGATTCGCCTTAGATAGTGATTTTCGCAGTAATTACAGCATAAGCAAAACTGGTGAACAGGTTGAATTAACAAGCGAAGAAAAGCAAATGGCTATTGATGCGGCCGATGCAGTTGGTTTGCCTGGTGTATGTGCTGTTGATATAATAAGAGATTTTGATAATGACAATAAACCTTACATAGTAGAATGCAATGGAAACGGAAACCTTCACGGAATTGAGAAAGTAACAAATAAAAATATTGCAAAAGAGATTATTGAATATGCTGAAAGAATAGCAGAAAAGAAACCTGATAACTCTAGTACAGAAAAAAATTCGGTTAATATTAATAATGAAAGAATTTCTGATGAAGAATATTGTAGAACTCATACTATGGCAGAAAATGTTCAATATTTAAGAACTACAAGAAAAATTAATAATGGATTTTAG
- a CDS encoding site-specific integrase: protein MKKPIFRFSLRTNRSKRNGTFTIYYYFTVSRISKIYKSCYIDINDPAMWNEKKQRVFNSCPDSYNINIQLESIELAAKTIIADYFIKRKFLSVTEFERLFDYTRINSNSFYDFIENEIASNLKNKLATGTLQTYNTQISKLKKFSATLMFEDININFLAAYENYMIDKLHNDNSTIDKSFRFVRSVYNKAIEKGVAEIEKYPFRQYHWKKPKHTDKKQKALTIHEVNKLHELYNKNSLERKYQNVLTYFLFACYTGLRYSDVRNLKFKDIQENIIKIRMKKTSDFVSIPINDKAFGFIGSGFAEQKIFRVLVDQPTNLYLKTIAKIAGINKPVSFHWARHTFATICIELGFKIEIIKELLGHTSLKSTQIYSKVSDKVKQSEMIKWNDI from the coding sequence ATGAAGAAACCAATATTTCGTTTTTCCTTACGTACCAATAGAAGTAAAAGAAATGGTACGTTTACAATCTATTATTATTTCACTGTAAGCCGAATCAGCAAGATTTATAAATCTTGTTATATTGATATCAATGATCCGGCTATGTGGAATGAAAAAAAACAAAGAGTTTTTAATAGCTGCCCTGATTCTTATAATATAAATATACAACTGGAAAGCATTGAACTTGCTGCAAAAACTATCATTGCAGATTATTTCATTAAAAGAAAATTCTTATCAGTTACAGAGTTTGAAAGACTTTTCGATTATACCAGGATAAACAGCAATTCATTTTATGACTTTATAGAAAATGAAATTGCAAGTAACTTAAAAAATAAACTTGCAACGGGTACGCTTCAGACATACAATACTCAAATATCAAAATTAAAAAAGTTTAGCGCTACACTCATGTTTGAAGATATTAATATTAATTTTCTAGCAGCGTATGAAAATTATATGATAGATAAACTACATAATGATAATTCTACTATTGATAAATCATTCCGGTTTGTACGATCAGTATATAATAAAGCTATTGAGAAAGGTGTTGCTGAAATTGAAAAATATCCCTTCAGGCAATACCACTGGAAGAAACCTAAACATACCGATAAAAAGCAAAAGGCCTTAACTATTCATGAAGTTAATAAACTACATGAATTATATAATAAAAACTCATTGGAACGGAAATATCAAAACGTACTTACATATTTTCTCTTTGCTTGTTATACCGGCCTCAGATATTCTGATGTGAGAAATTTAAAATTTAAAGACATACAGGAAAACATTATTAAAATTCGCATGAAGAAAACATCAGACTTTGTAAGCATACCCATAAATGATAAAGCATTTGGTTTTATTGGCAGCGGTTTTGCCGAACAAAAAATTTTCAGAGTTTTAGTAGATCAACCTACAAACTTATATTTAAAAACTATTGCTAAAATTGCAGGAATAAACAAGCCTGTATCATTCCACTGGGCAAGACATACTTTTGCTACTATTTGTATTGAGCTGGGTTTTAAAATTGAGATAATAAAAGAATTGCTCGGACATACAAGTTTAAAATCAACACAAATTTATTCAAAGGTATCTGATAAGGTTAAGCAAAGCGAAATGATAAAATGGAATGATATATAA
- the folB gene encoding dihydroneopterin aldolase, whose protein sequence is MGSITLNGMQFFAYHGCHEEEQKTGNKFIVKVKFSSNSDAAEISDDISKTVDYQKVYNIIKAEMEINSKLIEHVTRRIIDALFKNFPEMDSAEVTVAKLNPPLGGKVKKVQYTLQRKAK, encoded by the coding sequence ATGGGATCAATTACTTTGAACGGAATGCAGTTTTTTGCTTATCATGGTTGCCATGAAGAAGAACAGAAAACAGGAAATAAATTCATTGTGAAGGTAAAATTTTCTTCCAACTCTGATGCTGCCGAAATTTCTGATGATATTTCCAAAACCGTGGATTATCAGAAAGTATATAATATTATTAAGGCAGAAATGGAAATAAATTCAAAACTTATTGAGCATGTAACAAGAAGAATCATTGATGCCTTGTTTAAAAATTTCCCTGAAATGGATAGCGCTGAAGTAACAGTAGCAAAACTAAATCCTCCGCTTGGCGGCAAGGTTAAAAAAGTTCAATATACTTTACAGCGAAAAGCAAAATGA
- a CDS encoding glutamine--tRNA ligase/YqeY domain fusion protein, with translation METKSEKSLNFIHEIIEEDLKNGKNESRVHTRFPPEPNGYLHIGHAKSICLNFETAIKYNGLCNLRFDDTNPVKEDTEYVDSIKEDIHWLGFSWGDREYYASDYFEQLYEYAVLLIKKGKAYVDDSSAEEISKCRGTITKPGVESPYRNRTIEENLELFTKMRTGEFPDGSKVLRAKIDMAHTNMMMRDPLLYRIIHTDHHRTGDKWCIYPMYDFAHGQCDSIERITHSICTLEFEIHRPLYDWFIKEIGIFAPQQIEFARLNLNYTVMSKRKLLELVQNGLVKGWDDPRMPTICGMRRKGYTPEAIRNFAETIGVARRDNVIDIALLEHCLREDLNKRAVRRMAVINPVKLIVDNYPEDLTESLEGLNNPEKPEEGNRKIPFSKELYIERDDFMEVPQNKFFRMFPGNEVRLKYAYIVKCTHVVKDETGEIKEIHCTYDSETLSGRSQSNRKVKAAIHWVSAKHAVEAEARLYDRLFNKENPDEVEESHDWKENLNPDSLKVVKCFAEPNFENAEKLAKYQFERIGYFCVDYDSIKEKLVFNRTASLKDSWTKTAKA, from the coding sequence ATGGAAACAAAATCGGAAAAATCGCTCAACTTTATTCATGAGATTATTGAAGAGGATTTAAAAAACGGGAAGAACGAAAGTCGCGTACACACACGTTTTCCGCCCGAACCTAATGGTTATCTTCACATCGGTCATGCAAAATCAATATGTCTGAATTTCGAGACAGCAATAAAATATAATGGCTTATGTAATCTTCGTTTTGATGATACCAATCCTGTAAAAGAAGATACAGAATATGTTGATTCAATCAAGGAAGATATCCACTGGCTTGGATTTAGCTGGGGCGACCGGGAATATTATGCTTCGGATTATTTTGAACAATTGTATGAATATGCTGTACTTTTAATTAAAAAAGGAAAAGCATATGTTGACGATTCAAGTGCTGAAGAAATAAGCAAATGTCGTGGTACAATTACAAAACCCGGGGTAGAAAGTCCATACAGGAATCGTACTATTGAAGAAAATCTTGAATTGTTTACTAAAATGCGTACCGGCGAATTTCCCGATGGCTCTAAGGTTTTACGTGCAAAGATTGATATGGCTCATACCAACATGATGATGCGTGACCCCTTGCTATATCGTATCATTCACACCGACCATCATCGTACAGGAGATAAATGGTGCATTTACCCGATGTACGATTTTGCCCACGGACAGTGCGATTCTATTGAGCGCATTACGCATTCCATTTGTACTTTAGAGTTTGAGATACATCGCCCGCTTTACGATTGGTTTATTAAAGAGATTGGAATATTTGCTCCTCAGCAAATTGAATTTGCACGACTGAATTTGAATTACACGGTAATGAGCAAACGCAAATTATTGGAACTGGTACAAAACGGATTGGTGAAAGGTTGGGACGACCCGCGTATGCCCACTATTTGCGGTATGCGTCGTAAAGGATATACTCCGGAAGCTATTCGTAATTTTGCTGAAACCATTGGTGTGGCTCGTCGCGATAATGTTATTGATATTGCATTGCTTGAGCATTGCCTGCGCGAAGACCTTAATAAAAGAGCTGTTCGAAGAATGGCAGTAATAAATCCGGTGAAGTTAATTGTAGATAATTACCCTGAAGATTTAACAGAAAGTTTGGAAGGGCTTAACAATCCTGAGAAACCTGAAGAAGGAAACAGGAAAATACCTTTCTCAAAAGAATTATATATCGAGCGTGATGACTTTATGGAAGTTCCGCAGAATAAGTTTTTCCGTATGTTCCCGGGGAATGAAGTCCGCCTGAAATATGCCTACATCGTAAAATGCACACATGTTGTGAAAGACGAAACTGGTGAGATAAAAGAAATTCATTGCACTTATGATTCGGAAACATTAAGTGGAAGATCGCAAAGCAATCGTAAAGTAAAAGCTGCAATTCACTGGGTTTCGGCTAAACATGCAGTAGAGGCAGAAGCACGTTTGTACGACAGGCTGTTCAATAAAGAAAACCCGGATGAAGTGGAAGAAAGTCACGACTGGAAAGAAAACCTGAACCCCGATTCATTGAAAGTTGTAAAATGTTTTGCTGAACCCAATTTTGAAAACGCTGAAAAACTTGCCAAATACCAGTTTGAGCGTATCGGGTATTTTTGTGTGGATTATGATTCAATAAAAGAAAAACTTGTTTTCAATCGTACGGCATCATTAAAAGATAGCTGGACAAAAACAGCGAAAGCATAA
- a CDS encoding glycosyltransferase family 2 protein translates to MKNLSVVIITFNEERNIARCLNSVKEIADDIVIVDSGSTDKTEEICKTFNVNFIKQSWLGYSEQKNFANQQALYDWIFSLDADEELSSELIQSIKEAKQQDKEIYYKINRLTNYCGKWIKYGGWYPDIKLRIFNRTNSKWIGTIHETLINEKNIPEVLLKGNCNHYTYYNKEEHIAQARKFSDLAAQDLFGKGKKVFPLNFIFSPIIKFIRNYFLLAGFLDGAYGFRIACISAKAAYWKYAKLKQLSCYKR, encoded by the coding sequence ATGAAAAATTTGTCGGTTGTAATAATAACTTTTAATGAAGAACGTAACATTGCCCGTTGCCTTAATTCTGTAAAGGAAATAGCCGACGATATTGTTATTGTTGATTCGGGAAGCACCGACAAAACAGAAGAAATTTGCAAAACATTCAATGTAAATTTTATTAAACAATCCTGGCTAGGATATTCCGAACAAAAGAATTTTGCAAACCAGCAAGCCCTCTATGACTGGATATTTTCGCTCGATGCTGACGAAGAACTTTCATCTGAATTAATTCAATCAATAAAAGAAGCGAAACAGCAAGACAAAGAAATTTATTATAAAATAAATCGCTTAACGAATTATTGCGGAAAGTGGATAAAGTACGGTGGTTGGTATCCCGATATCAAACTCAGGATTTTCAACCGAACCAATTCGAAATGGATTGGTACTATTCATGAAACATTGATCAATGAAAAAAATATTCCGGAAGTTTTATTAAAAGGGAATTGTAATCACTACACATACTACAATAAAGAAGAACACATTGCACAGGCCCGTAAATTCTCCGATTTAGCTGCTCAGGATCTATTTGGAAAAGGAAAAAAAGTTTTTCCTCTAAATTTTATTTTCAGTCCTATAATAAAATTCATCCGCAATTATTTTTTACTTGCCGGATTTTTAGATGGCGCATATGGTTTCCGTATTGCCTGTATTTCGGCAAAAGCGGCATATTGGAAATATGCGAAACTAAAACAATTATCATGTTATAAAAGATAA
- a CDS encoding erythromycin esterase family protein, with product MFTLLFSSPLIVTSQNENVIKWIDENSIKVKTVKAESGFNDLMPLKNILKDKRIVALGEATHGTKEIFQMKHRMLEFLVKEMGFLYFAIEANLTEAYAVNDYVMYGKGDPQKALDGLYFWTWNTKEVMAMIQWMRNYNKDKEDKDKVRFYGFDMQVPTVAISEFYKYLHEVDSTYANNINPDVIKIQSLQYPEQKEAKEYFNKIENILSHINEKKESYIATSSPREYNIERQNLVVVSQFFKMMSAPNDTVISELRDSCMSENVKWLLNLEGNSSKFVLWAHNGHIAENDLGADNGIMMGDYLKKYFKDNYYALGFDFYTGSFQAIEEGKGLVEFNYTLQQNSTGFTFSKSKNKIFIFDFADAEKNQDMKKFIYDSIPSICIGALFSVKDAEKYYIKNPLATIYDGIIFIRETHRAIPNYDINKNKNAIADFGNLMFKIDAKQYAEKQFKFSAYIKIGEKTTNGQGQLWARVDKTDNSVGFFDNMDNRPIKSKDWKYCEITGTIDKDAAAICFGCMFIGKGELYVDDIEFSYLENGQWIPIALPDSTFEKYLINTKPDDWKIYDENYKILVTNKTSHQGEKCIEFER from the coding sequence TTGTTCACATTATTATTTTCTTCTCCTTTGATTGTTACAAGTCAAAATGAAAATGTAATAAAATGGATTGATGAGAATTCCATTAAAGTTAAAACCGTAAAAGCAGAGAGTGGATTCAATGATTTAATGCCATTAAAAAATATTCTGAAGGATAAACGTATTGTGGCTCTTGGTGAAGCCACTCATGGTACAAAAGAAATTTTTCAAATGAAGCATCGCATGCTTGAATTTCTTGTTAAAGAAATGGGGTTCCTTTATTTTGCAATTGAAGCAAATCTTACTGAAGCCTATGCTGTAAATGATTATGTAATGTACGGAAAAGGCGACCCCCAAAAAGCACTCGATGGATTATATTTCTGGACATGGAACACCAAAGAAGTAATGGCAATGATTCAATGGATGCGTAATTATAATAAAGACAAGGAAGATAAAGATAAAGTTCGTTTTTATGGTTTTGATATGCAAGTACCAACAGTAGCCATTTCTGAATTTTATAAATATTTGCATGAGGTTGATTCAACTTATGCAAATAATATTAATCCAGATGTGATCAAAATACAATCATTACAGTACCCAGAGCAAAAAGAAGCAAAAGAATATTTTAATAAAATTGAGAATATTTTATCTCATATTAATGAAAAAAAAGAAAGTTATATTGCTACCTCATCACCTCGAGAATATAATATTGAACGACAAAATTTAGTTGTCGTTTCACAATTTTTCAAAATGATGTCGGCCCCGAATGATACCGTTATTAGTGAACTAAGAGATAGTTGTATGAGCGAAAATGTAAAGTGGCTTTTAAATCTTGAAGGCAATTCGAGCAAGTTTGTATTATGGGCTCACAACGGGCATATTGCCGAAAATGATCTTGGTGCTGATAATGGAATTATGATGGGCGATTATTTAAAAAAATATTTTAAAGATAATTATTATGCATTAGGTTTTGATTTTTACACTGGTTCATTCCAGGCAATTGAAGAAGGTAAAGGATTAGTAGAATTTAATTACACACTTCAACAAAATTCGACAGGTTTCACTTTTTCAAAATCTAAAAATAAAATATTTATTTTCGATTTTGCTGATGCTGAAAAAAATCAAGATATGAAAAAATTCATTTATGATAGCATTCCATCTATTTGTATTGGCGCATTATTCTCTGTAAAAGATGCTGAAAAATATTATATAAAAAATCCACTTGCTACTATTTATGATGGAATAATATTTATTCGGGAAACCCATAGAGCGATACCTAACTATGATATAAATAAAAATAAAAATGCTATTGCCGATTTCGGAAATTTAATGTTTAAAATAGATGCTAAACAATATGCCGAAAAACAATTTAAATTTTCAGCATATATAAAAATTGGAGAGAAAACAACAAATGGTCAAGGTCAGCTTTGGGCAAGAGTTGATAAAACTGACAATTCTGTGGGATTTTTTGATAACATGGATAATCGTCCTATTAAATCAAAAGACTGGAAATATTGCGAAATTACGGGTACAATTGATAAAGATGCTGCTGCAATTTGTTTTGGATGTATGTTCATCGGCAAAGGAGAATTATATGTTGACGACATTGAATTCTCTTACCTGGAAAATGGGCAATGGATTCCTATAGCTTTACCTGACTCAACATTTGAAAAGTATCTTATAAATACAAAACCTGATGATTGGAAAATTTATGATGAAAACTATAAAATTTTAGTTACCAATAAAACATCACACCAGGGAGAAAAATGTATTGAATTTGAGAGATAA
- a CDS encoding erythromycin esterase family protein — MYNSKQHITAAHFNRLLRLHLLDTSNGKETQKMFEMQAGFVFSESETKEKLSGSEKRFIEKLAYEKNYVSSNWFNKGFFTWIFSSLSVLVILFILWNSFITNSNVVIARQMERYNFPEIISTCPNKNIEQKIPSPLSVAFFNKPDSTVTSSVSPKQIIKQENNSYFIDYKFPFKQPKIVYSKGENIFLNLDFEVKSLNTNLPEIWGAAQGSKKDEKNYFITIDSLIKYSGKNSVMIKCAEEKTKNRGFGNIINSIPSEYFIDKDSIQISAYIKTDSILKGSAMLWCSEWDSKPHNNAIKYGNTYSQGGKGTTDWKKYTISLPIDTAANSLTFGGLLNGTGTVWFDKFEIKIDGEKINDVAPVIKNPEPKEVEWLNNNCIPIKTIEAGNGFNDLKKINDIIGNAQIVALGGFSYGSSDKLLMKQRISEYLISENKFNIICIDAGMPEVSILNDYILNDKETTLPVLDSLHSWIYNSKETQNILQWLKNYNHNRTEKITFYGITASYNNKALKMLKDFATANDKSFLEKILKSEKQYALLKEKIHLHIIQNSYIDGKLSLKSLKKIEPSLQQISAHFDKNKANYLKTISLTQYEWLKQMIVILKQNITQSLSSYNYYYLFRTDNINWIMKQNPDSKVIIWANNSFVGKENDWLSTGKLLFRDYGNKYASIGFATDSGSFTAYNDSVLSINNLQSSPKGSFEDYFKQCKYPDYIIDIRKKNICDSSSNWLGNEMLFRQLWATVNQKQFNYTKITGKYDAIIFLRNTEHSECFDIGMKKKTSH, encoded by the coding sequence ATGTATAACTCAAAGCAACATATTACAGCAGCTCATTTCAACAGACTTCTGCGATTACATTTGCTTGATACCAGCAACGGGAAAGAAACGCAGAAGATGTTTGAAATGCAGGCAGGATTTGTTTTTTCAGAAAGCGAAACAAAAGAAAAATTATCCGGCTCCGAAAAAAGATTTATAGAAAAACTTGCATACGAAAAAAATTATGTTTCTTCAAATTGGTTTAATAAAGGATTTTTTACATGGATTTTTTCTTCATTATCTGTTTTGGTAATTCTTTTTATATTATGGAATTCGTTCATTACAAATAGCAATGTGGTTATTGCAAGACAGATGGAGCGATATAATTTTCCTGAAATTATTTCAACTTGCCCAAACAAAAATATCGAACAAAAAATTCCTTCACCTTTATCTGTAGCATTTTTTAACAAACCTGATTCAACTGTTACTTCAAGTGTTTCACCAAAACAAATAATAAAACAAGAAAACAATTCGTATTTTATTGATTATAAATTTCCTTTTAAGCAACCAAAAATTGTTTACAGTAAAGGAGAAAATATTTTTCTTAATCTTGATTTTGAAGTTAAATCGCTAAATACAAATCTTCCTGAAATATGGGGGGCTGCACAAGGAAGTAAAAAAGATGAAAAAAATTATTTTATTACAATCGACTCATTAATTAAATATTCCGGGAAAAATAGTGTGATGATCAAATGCGCTGAAGAAAAAACTAAAAATCGTGGCTTTGGAAATATTATTAATTCAATACCATCGGAGTATTTTATAGATAAAGATTCCATACAAATATCAGCATATATAAAAACAGACAGTATTCTAAAAGGAAGCGCCATGCTATGGTGTTCAGAATGGGACAGCAAACCTCATAACAATGCTATAAAATATGGTAATACTTATTCGCAGGGAGGAAAAGGAACAACCGATTGGAAAAAATATACAATATCGTTGCCCATTGATACAGCTGCAAATTCTCTCACATTTGGAGGATTATTAAATGGAACAGGAACGGTATGGTTTGATAAATTTGAAATTAAAATTGATGGTGAAAAAATTAATGACGTTGCCCCTGTTATAAAAAATCCTGAACCTAAAGAAGTTGAATGGCTGAATAATAATTGTATTCCCATTAAAACAATTGAAGCAGGAAACGGATTTAATGATTTGAAAAAAATAAATGATATTATTGGTAATGCTCAAATTGTCGCCCTTGGAGGTTTTTCATATGGCAGCAGTGATAAATTATTAATGAAACAGCGTATCTCGGAATACCTGATTTCTGAAAATAAATTCAATATTATTTGTATTGATGCCGGAATGCCCGAAGTTTCTATATTAAACGATTATATACTCAACGATAAGGAAACAACATTACCGGTATTGGATTCGCTGCATTCCTGGATTTATAATAGTAAAGAAACACAAAATATTTTGCAATGGCTGAAAAATTATAACCATAACCGAACTGAAAAAATTACATTTTATGGAATAACTGCATCATACAATAATAAAGCTCTGAAAATGCTAAAAGATTTTGCAACAGCAAATGATAAATCATTTTTAGAAAAAATCCTGAAAAGTGAAAAACAATATGCCCTTTTGAAAGAAAAAATTCATTTACATATTATACAAAATTCATATATCGACGGAAAATTATCATTAAAATCATTAAAGAAGATAGAACCTTCGCTTCAGCAAATATCAGCTCACTTTGATAAAAATAAGGCAAACTATTTAAAAACAATATCACTTACACAGTACGAATGGCTAAAACAAATGATTGTGATTCTAAAGCAAAATATTACTCAATCATTAAGTTCATACAATTATTATTATCTATTCCGGACAGATAATATTAATTGGATAATGAAACAAAATCCCGATTCAAAAGTTATTATATGGGCAAACAATTCATTTGTAGGTAAAGAAAACGATTGGCTTTCAACCGGCAAATTATTATTCAGGGATTATGGAAATAAATATGCTTCTATTGGTTTTGCTACTGATAGCGGTTCTTTCACCGCATATAACGATTCCGTTTTATCCATTAATAATTTACAATCATCACCCAAAGGTTCCTTTGAAGATTATTTTAAACAATGTAAATATCCGGATTATATCATTGATATCCGGAAAAAAAATATTTGTGATTCTTCGTCAAATTGGTTAGGTAATGAAATGTTGTTTCGCCAGCTTTGGGCAACAGTAAATCAAAAACAATTCAATTATACAAAAATCACAGGTAAATATGATGCAATTATTTTTCTTAGAAACACTGAGCATTCAGAATGTTTCGACATAGGAATGAAAAAGAAAACCTCTCATTAA
- a CDS encoding sigma-70 family RNA polymerase sigma factor: MKQDEIPTYEILKKKEKKSIEILYLRYGRKLNNYAIKTWKLDEDTATDLVYQTLFKTVDRIGKYHFVSEEKFASFVFTLFMNFLKNNHRDKEKRKEFLDVTYNDDLENLGIFDKNESKEEKNSNFKMTLLQQELEKLDDWERMLLLLRAQDMPYSEIAKYVAKPEEQLKVYHQRLKVKLTEKMNEGLMKNIKQNV, translated from the coding sequence ATGAAGCAGGATGAAATTCCTACATACGAAATTCTAAAAAAGAAAGAAAAGAAAAGTATTGAAATTCTTTATCTGCGTTATGGACGTAAGCTGAATAATTATGCTATAAAAACATGGAAGCTTGATGAGGATACGGCTACTGACCTGGTTTATCAGACACTTTTTAAAACAGTTGACCGTATTGGAAAATACCATTTTGTTTCAGAAGAAAAATTCGCTTCGTTCGTATTTACATTATTTATGAACTTCCTGAAAAACAATCATCGCGACAAAGAGAAAAGAAAAGAATTCCTTGATGTTACTTATAACGATGACCTGGAAAACCTGGGAATATTTGATAAGAATGAATCAAAAGAAGAAAAGAATTCCAATTTTAAAATGACCTTATTACAACAGGAACTTGAAAAATTGGATGACTGGGAGCGAATGCTGTTATTATTACGAGCGCAGGATATGCCCTATTCAGAAATAGCAAAGTATGTGGCTAAACCTGAAGAACAATTGAAGGTTTATCATCAGCGTTTAAAAGTAAAGCTTACAGAAAAAATGAATGAAGGGTTGATGAAAAATATAAAACAAAATGTATAA
- a CDS encoding SUMF1/EgtB/PvdO family nonheme iron enzyme produces MKKQILISVFILPFLLMSFVSKDKKKIKEPVFSIKTIDKSVAKITDSLYAGKFEVSNLLYRYFGKDIVNENKKDLLKNIQIDSLNWRDKLEYNEPMVEYYFRHPAYQNYPVVNISYDAANLFCKWLTDKYNSNPKRKFKKVLFRLPTEKEWEKAATGSFDFSAYPWGPYLYQNGHFMCNFRRIGDECVKYDSLSKSYQIDFDCGHNGIGSLLDAADLTAPVSSYFPNSYGLYNVCGNVAEMVQEKGISCGGGWKSPGADVRTKSRGHYTKSATDLGFRYFMEIIEK; encoded by the coding sequence ATGAAAAAGCAAATTTTAATTTCAGTTTTCATTCTACCCTTCCTCCTCATGTCCTTCGTCTCAAAGGATAAAAAGAAAATTAAAGAACCTGTTTTTAGTATTAAAACCATCGACAAATCTGTTGCAAAAATTACTGATTCGCTGTATGCAGGAAAATTTGAGGTATCAAATCTTTTATATCGATATTTTGGAAAAGATATTGTTAATGAAAATAAAAAGGATTTATTAAAAAACATTCAAATTGATTCATTGAATTGGCGAGATAAATTAGAATACAATGAACCAATGGTTGAATATTATTTTCGCCATCCTGCTTATCAAAATTATCCGGTTGTAAACATCTCATACGACGCGGCAAATCTATTTTGCAAATGGCTTACCGATAAATATAATTCCAATCCAAAACGTAAATTCAAAAAAGTATTATTCCGTCTTCCTACCGAAAAGGAATGGGAAAAAGCGGCAACCGGAAGCTTTGATTTTTCAGCATATCCATGGGGTCCCTATTTATATCAGAATGGTCATTTTATGTGCAATTTCAGAAGGATTGGCGATGAATGCGTAAAATATGATTCGCTTTCAAAATCATATCAGATAGATTTTGATTGCGGACATAATGGTATAGGAAGTTTATTGGATGCCGCCGATTTAACTGCACCTGTAAGCTCATATTTTCCTAACTCTTACGGACTTTATAATGTTTGCGGAAATGTTGCCGAAATGGTACAGGAAAAAGGTATTTCATGCGGTGGTGGTTGGAAAAGTCCCGGAGCAGATGTAAGAACAAAATCAAGAGGGCATTATACAAAATCCGCAACTGACCTTGGATTCCGTTACTTTATGGAAATAATAGAAAAGTAA